In Candida orthopsilosis Co 90-125, chromosome 6 draft sequence, the following are encoded in one genomic region:
- a CDS encoding flavodoxin gives MTSGSFILSVCAVLYLYNGGRWTIVLSAFVLSYLYKLERKSTSTTVTPVPEATTEDSLKSPIYAVDFTSTTFTPSTTTNIPKTLRSRAKRSPKIIKASKPTPQQLNEPILTKSQVDLKKSQIYIFYTTLTGSSLRLAKNLHEKLSLMELVHEPKLLSLDDDVDDLEKYFLKTPKSDENTKNIYLLVLPSYETDSPIDYFLEHLIDTYQDFRVDKYPLRSILGFAVLGLGDSESWSGDKFCYQAKLADKWLGKLGGRRLYPLGEVCMKYEGEPKAKEWIQNFAELLVDEEPFYIDENNDDEFDDSDKEDISDDANTLVDVEDMGDIIRKTGQRSTQQMEVKQMVAKDSPTFKTLTKQGYTIVGSHSGVKICRWTKSALRGRGSCYKFAFYGIKSHLCMETTPSLACSNKCVFCWRHGTNPVAKSNWRWELDPPEKVMEGALQGHYQKIKQMRGVPGIQMDRFQEAFKVKHCALSLVGEPIFYPHINEFVGMLHEQHISSFLVCNAQHPDNLAKLSKVTQLYVSIDAPTKTDLKKVDRPLNSDFWERLMSCLDILRTTQSHQRTVFRLTLVKGFNMTDIKSYADMVERALPSQIEIKGATFCGSSNGNGNPLTMQNIPFYEECKEFVRALNDELRVRNLGYDIAAEHAHSCCILVAHEKFKINGVWHTHIDYPKFFELLESGKDFVDIDYIKPTPEWAVWGSEEAGFNPVDTRWDRKAEKLKNKIAREEEAKRKEQIPVEVV, from the coding sequence ATGACTTCTGGGAGCTTTATTTTGAGCGTGTGTGCTGTTTTATATCTTTATAATGGTGGAAGATGGACGATAGTGCTATCTGCATTTGTTTTGTCATATTTATACAAACTTGAAAGgaaatcaacatcaacaacagtaaCACCAGTCCCTGAAGCCACTACCGAGGATAGTTTGAAGTCCCCAATATACGCAGTGGATTTTACCTCGACAACATTTACACCATCGACTACAACAAACATACCAAAGACATTACGTCTGCGGGCTAAAAGATCACCCAAGATTATAAAAGCTAGTAAACCAACACCACAACAATTAAATGAGCCTATTTTGACCAAGTCACAAGTGGATCTCAAGAAGTCACAAATATACATCTTTTACACTACCTTGACAGGCTCTTCCTTGAGGTTGGCTAAAAACTTGCATGAAAAATTATCATTAATGGAGTTGGTCCATGAGCCAAAGTTACTAAGTCTCGACGACGATGTTGATGATCTTGAAAAATACTTTTTAAAAACCCCAAAATCTGATGAGAATACAAAGAATATATACCTTTTAGTGTTGCCTTCATATGAAACGGATTCCCCTATAGACTACTTCTTGGAACATTTGATAGACACGTATCAAGATTTTAGAGTGGATAAGTACCCATTGAGGTCAATCTTAGGGTTTGCCGTGTTGGGATTGGGCGATTCCGAAAGTTGGCTGGGTGATAAGTTCTGCTACCAGGCGAAATTGGCTGACAAATGGTTGGGAAAATTGGGTGGTAGAAGGTTGTATCCTTTGGGTGAAGTGTGTATGAAATATGAGGGCGAACCGAAAGCCAAGGAATGGATTCAAAACTTTGCCGAGCTCTTAGTTGATGAGGAACCATTTTACATCGATGAgaataatgatgatgagtttgaCGATAGCGATAAAGAAGATATTAGCGATGATGCAAACACATTGGTGGATGTTGAGGACATGGGTGATATAATACGTAAGACTGGTCAAAGATCGACGCAGCAAATGGAAGTCAAACAAATGGTTGCCAAAGACTCACCAACATTCAAAACCCTCACAAAACAAGGATACACAATCGTTGGTTCACACTCGGGAGTTAAAATTTGTAGATGGACAAAGTCTGCATTGAGAGGAAGAGGATCATGTTACAAATTTGCATTTTATGGTATCAAGTCACATCTATGTATGGAGACCACACCTTCATTGGCGTGCTCAAACAAGTGTGTATTTTGCTGGAGACATGGAACTAATCCTGTAGCCAAACTGAATTGGAGATGGGAATTGGATCCACCAGAGAAAGTCATGGAAGGTGCATTGCAAGGacattatcaaaagattaaacAAATGAGGGGTGTTCCAGGCATACAAATGGATAGGTTTCAAGAAGCATTTAAGGTTAAACATTGCGCATTGTCACTAGTTGGTGAACCAATCTTTTACCCACAtatcaatgaatttgttggCATGTTGCATGAACAACACATTAGTTCATTTTTGGTTTGTAATGCTCAACATCCCGACAACTTGGCTAAATTGTCAAAGGTAACACAATTGTATGTGAGTATTGATGCGCCAACAAAGACggatttgaagaaagttGATCGTCCTTTGAATAGTGATTTCTGGGAGCGATTGATGTCTTGTTTGGATATCTTGAGAACAACTCAGTCGCATCAGCGTACAGTTTTTAGGTTGACTTTGGTAAAGGGGTTCAACATGACTGATATCAAGAGTTATGCCGATATGGTTGAACGTGCGTTACCTtctcaaattgaaattaaaggAGCTACATTCTGTGGCTCTTCCAATGGTAATGGAAACCCGTTGACTATGCAAAACATTCCATTTTATGAAGAGTGTAAGGAGTTTGTTAGAgctttgaatgatgaattgcGTGTTAGAAATCTTGGCTATGACATTGCTGCTGAACACGCTCATTCGTGTTGTATCTTAGTTGCTCATGAGaagttcaaaatcaatggcGTTTGGCACACACATATTGATTATCCTAAATTCTTTGAGTTGTTGGAGTCTGGtaaagattttgttgatattgattatATCAAACCAACTCCCGAATGGGCTGTTTGGGGTTCAGAAGAAGCAGGATTTAATCCGGTAGACACCAGATGGGACAGAAAGGCtgagaagttgaaaaacaaaatagcTAGAGAGGAAGAGGCTAAAAGAAAGGAACAAATACCGGTAGAGGTTGTATAG
- a CDS encoding Ipl1 aurora kinase, protein MPSHHSDLKIDHKPVPLNSITNNHQHRAPNNTLHSSNEYKITKPKATEKRHSYKYGQYPNRKRINDHTSPTPIRSLSSHDKKENHSTNGTSLSYTTMSATPSSKRVTCKSSAMPSSSSSNFTSSSSSPFVESPAEGNQLSIQPIQQQTPSLSTYSTNDTPSGMPDCKFDDFEIGRILGKGKLGKVYCAKHKSSGYLIALKVMSKKELSSMKLERNFRREIEIQSSLYHVNITHLHTWFHDDTNVYLVLEFSLYGELYQELRKLKRFDNVKASYYIYQVTLALRYLHDKKIIHRDIKPENIMLSLDNVVKLSDFGWSVYMKHQDEEGDDYRNHISHLQEPHKYPQLSRRNTICGTMDYLPPEMIEQKPHDKSVDIWALGVLIYEFLVGKPPFEEIDKNATYKRIVKVDLRFPKYLPGGSGNDKENISTSTVNNGNATGLDLDAIDLIRRLLRYEPGERLSLDDVLRHPWIDKYKPYWQVKNTSR, encoded by the coding sequence ATGCCTTCTCATCATAGTGATCTCAAAATTGACCACAAACCAGTGCCGCTAAATtcaatcaccaacaaccaTCAACATAGAGCCCCAAATAATACCTTGCATTCATCCAATGAGTATAAGATTACTAAACCAAAAGCAACAGAAAAGCGTCATAGCTACAAGTATGGTCAATACCCTAATAGAAAACGAATAAATGATCATACATCACCAACTCCCATAAGAAGCCTAAGTAGTCATGACAAGAAGGAGAATCATTCGACGAATGGCACATCATTAAGCTATACAACTATGCTGGCTACCCCTAGCTCAAAAAGAGTTACTTGTAAATCCTCAGCTATGCCGTCATCCTCATCGAGCAACTTTACGTCgtcctcatcatcaccttTTGTTGAATCGCCGGCAGAAGGCAACCAATTGAGCATACAGCctatacaacaacaaacccCATCGCTATCAACTTACTCAACAAACGACACACCATCTGGGATGCCAGATTGCAAATTCGAtgactttgaaattggaagaattcTAGGTAAAGGTAAATTAGGTAAAGTTTATTGTGCCAAACATAAGTCATCCGGATACCTCATTGCCCTCAAAGTTATGTCAAAAAAGGAACTATCGTCAATGAAGCTCGAACGTAATTTCCGGcgagaaattgaaattcaatcGTCGCTATACCACGTTAATATTACTCATCTACATACTTGGTTTCATGATGATACTAATGTTTATCTTGTTCTTGAATTTAGCTTATATGGAGAGCTATATCAAGAATTACGCAAACTTAAACGATTCGACAATGTCAAAGCTAGTTACTATATATATCAAGTCACATTAGCGTTACGATACTTACATGATAAAAAGATTATTCACCGAGATATAAAACCAGAAAATATCATGTTGAGTTTAGATAATGTGGTGAAATTAAGTGATTTTGGTTGGTCAGTTTATATGAAACatcaagatgaagaaggtgatgaCTATCGCAACCATATTAGCCATTTACAAGAGCCCCATAAGTACCCGCAATTGAGTAGAAGAAATACCATATGCGGAACCATGGATTATCTACCACCGGAAATGATTGAACAGAAACCTCACGATAAATCAGTGGATATATGGGCTTTGGGGGTTTTGATTTATGAGTTTCTTGTTGGAAAACCAccatttgaagaaatcgATAAAAATGCTACATATAAACGTATAGTTAAAGTTGATTTACgatttccaaaatatcTACCAGGCGGTAGTGGCAATGACAAGGAAAATATAAGTACATCAACAGTCAATAATGGCAACGCAACCGGATTGGATTTAGATGctattgatttgattagGCGGTTGTTGAGATATGAGCCTGGTGAGCGGTTAAGTTTGGATGATGTTTTGCGTCATCCATGGATTGACAAATATAAGCCTTATTGGCAGGTGAAGAATACATCAAGATAA
- a CDS encoding gag-related protein — MAIKDRVKRISRVFNPDSKEAKAHKTETAATTTTTEGEKQQEVPATTTDDIAAAEPQAETEAQAAAEENAVTEPVVKSSEDGITSYADATKTKDTPEVAQVTQPPTEETAHAKDTDVAATDAAPVEITEGTPIDLEDSTRTPAEATKATAVEPTGEATTSTKAVGEESTPAEITEVNEAEAGESTPVATEEAKKSTSSTQHKKSDFFKKLYAKFRKPVIAN; from the coding sequence atgGCTATTAAAGATAGAGTAAAGAGAATTTCGAGAGTGTTTAACCCAGATTCAAAAGAGGCTAAAGCTCACAAGACTGAAACTGCTGCTACCACAACTACTACTGAGGgagaaaaacaacaagaggTACCAGCTACCACCACTGATGATATTGCTGCTGCTGAACCACAAGCTGAAACTGAAGCCCAAGCAGCTGCTGAGGAGAACGCTGTAACTGAACCAGTTGTCAAGTCCAGTGAAGATGGTATTACTTCATATGCAGATGCAACAAAAACTAAGGACACACCTGAAGTTGCTCAAGTGACTCAACCACCAACTGAAGAGACAGCTCATGCTAAAGACACTGATGTTGCTGCAACTGATGCCGCCCCTGTTGAAATCACTGAAGGAacaccaattgatttagaAGATAGTACTAGAACTCCAGCTGAAGCTACCAAAGCCACCGCTGTTGAACCAACTGGCGAAGCAACAACATCTACCAAAGCTGTAGGAGAGGAGTCGACTCCAGCTGAGATCACTGAAGTCAATGAAGCTGAAGCCGGAGAATCAACACCAGTTGCAACTGAAGAAGCTaagaaatcaacttcatcaactcaGCATAAAAAATCTGactttttcaagaaattgtaTGCCAAGTTTAGAAAACCAGTGATTGCCAATTGA
- a CDS encoding Pus1 protein (S. cerevisiae homolog PUS1 has pseudouridine synthase activity, has role in snRNA pseudouridine synthesis, tRNA pseudouridine synthesis and localizes to nucleus), with amino-acid sequence MDTSDNTHIEQTEQQPLEASHQHQQQPAAADSSSTDGPTTTTTTTKSGQIGARLQNAKERQNRQKYEQSEYVPLLDDQGNPIPKSERKPKRKCAVMLGYCGTGYNGLQIQNEPGVKTIEKDLYEAFYKAGAISLENSLDLKKSGFQRTARTDKGVHAAGNVVSLKMIIEDPDLKDKINQHLPDQIRIWGIQRTTKGFDCRKMCSSRVYEYLLPTYSLISPKPSTQLDGLIKENKNKYPSLFVDDGGESARFWQLMKEKVSEAGITQDQLNAVAQMNEQETKDNTPNQESTPQDNATEGGADTSSPDVPLFRIAKQVKQIKNATRRAYRISPERLERFRSTMQQYKGTHNFHNFTIGKSYKDTSSKRYIIDTTVSDPFVINNTEWISIKIHGQSFMLHQIRKMICMATLVIRCDLPIGLIDDCFEPTKINIPKAPALGLLLENPVFDAYNYKLRDHAYDAINFDAFKKEMLDFKMKFIYDKIYDEEVKENVYYGFFGYIDSYRVSTNDNDEEGATGSNSKNGGGGGSVTIFDFLHNYIDKAAKAESANSEEKQGK; translated from the exons ATGGATACTTCTGATAATACCCACATTGAGCAAACAGAGCAACAACCGTTGGAAGCAtctcatcaacatcaacagcaacctGCTGCAGCtgattcttcatcaaccGATGgaccaacaacaacaacaacaacaacaaagtctGGGCAGATTGGCGCAAGGTTACAAAATGCCAAAGAGAGGCAAAACAGACAGAAATATGAGCAATC TGAATATGTTCCTTTGTTAGACGACCAAGGTAACCCCATCCCCAAATCAGAAAGGAAACCAAAACGTAAATGTGCCGTAATGCTAGGCTACTGTGGTACAGGTTACAATGGActccaaatccaaaacGAACCAGGTGTAAagacaattgaaaaagatttataCGAAGCATTCTATAAAGCTGGTGCCATATCATTGGAAAACTCGcttgatttgaagaaatcagGGTTCCAAAGAACAGCAAGGACTGACAAAGGTGTTCATGCTGCTGGTAATGTGGTttcattgaagatgattatCGAAGATCCtgatttgaaagacaaGATTAATCAACATTTACCCGATCAAATTAGAATTTGGGGGATACAACGTACAACGAAAGGATTTGATTGTCGAAAAATGTGTTCTTCGCGAGTATATGAGTATTTGTTGCCTACTTATTCATTGATTAGTCCTAAACCAAGCACACAATTGGATGGATTGATCAAGGAGAATAAGAACAAGTATCCTAGcttgtttgttgatgatggtggaGAAAGTGCCAGATTTTGgcaattgatgaaggaGAAAGTGAGTGAGGCTGGTATTACtcaagatcaattgaatgcGGTTGCTCAAATGAATGAGCAAGAGACTAAAGATAATACACCAAACCAAGAATCAACTCCACAAGACAACGCCACAGAAGGAGGAGCTGATACTTCATCCCCAGATGTGCCACTTTTCCGGATTGCTAAACAAGTCAAACAGATTAAAAACGCCACTCGACGTGCCTACCGTATCTCCCCTGAACGTCTTGAAAGATTCAGATCAACAATGCAGCAATACAAGGGAACTCATAATTTCCACAACTTTACCATTGGTAAATCATACAAAGACACATCATCCAAAAGATACATCATCGACACTACCGTCTCCGATCCAtttgtcatcaacaatacCGAATGGATATCAATCAAGATCCACGGTCAATCATTCATGTTGCACCAAATTCGGAAAATGATTTGTATGGCCACGCTAGTCATTCGTTGTGATTTACCAATAGGTCTAATTGATGATTGCTTTGAGCCAACTAAAATCAATATCCCAAAAGCACCAGCATTGGGATTACTTTTAGAAAACCCAGTGTTTGACGCATACAACTATAAATTGCGTGATCATGCATATGATGCCATCAATTTCGATGCGTTTAAAAAAGAGATGCTTGATTTTAAAATGAAGTTTATCTATGATAAGAtttatgatgaagaagttaAAGAGAATGTATATTATGGATTTTTTGGATATATCGATAGTTATCGAGTTTCAACtaatgataatgatgaggAGGGAGCTACAGGATCTAATTCAAAgaatggtggtggtggtggttcTGTTACGATATTCGATTTCTTGCATAATTATATTGATAAAGCAGCCAAAGCTGAATCAGCCAACTCAGAAGAGAAGCAGGGTAAATAG
- a CDS encoding Nip7 protein (nucleolar protein with role in ribosomal): MRPLTEEETKVVFEKLANYIGRNISALIDNPENPHVFRLQKDRVYYVSEQVANFATSVSRQNLMSLGTCFGKFTKTGKFKLHITALPYLSQYAKYKIWIKQNGEMPFLYGNHVLKAHIGRMSDDIPEHAGVIVYSMGDIPLGFGVSAKSTHEARNVAPTGIVAFRQGDIGEYLREEDTLFT, encoded by the coding sequence ATGAGACCGTTaacagaagaagaaacaaaagtagtatttgaaaaactaGCCAACTACATTGGCCGCAATATATCCGCCCTCATAGACAATCCAGAAAACCCTCATGTTTTCCGATTACAAAAAGATCGAGTTTATTACGTTTCTGAACAAGTTGCTAATTTTGCTACTTCAGTATCACGTCAGAATCTAATGTCATTAGGTACATGCTTTGGAAAATTCACCAAAACtggtaaattcaaattacaTATTACTGCATTACCTTATTTATCTCAATACGCTAAATACAAAATATGGATTAAACAAAATGGTGAAATGCCATTTTTGTACGGGAACCATGTATTGAAAGCCCACATTGGTAGGATGAGTGATGATATACCGGAGCATGCTGGTGTTATTGTTTACAGTATGGGCGATATTCCCTTAGGGTTTGGAGTTAGTGCTAAACTGACGCATGAGGCGAGGAATGTGGCTCCTACTGGTATTGTCGCGTTTAGACAAGGTGATATTGGTGAGTATTTGAGAGAAGAGGATACATTGTTTACATAG
- a CDS encoding Rsm23 protein (S. cerevisiae homolog RSM23 is structural constituent of mitochondrial small ribosomal subunit) — protein sequence MLRLSANLSKVRLTSHTPLIYTHNFTTTAYLLATPRQKEGKSKQILRRKVVEKEKVKKSTGLTHHPFKDAVQNLNLEKLAPPMDYVEPLAKDSLGTSTITVYPTDIEEKLRTFQAFKKFQHHEMFRNPVSLTTTNTAKIYDNFVKKLSNESKSNRKYIDGIKGSGKSTLINQALALSLQEFQNEVVILHLHSADIIGNGSSDYFKNNKLGLYQQPMATKRWLRKILAVNKDIFQKLKLTEDVKFYQDKQEYNLKAGENTLYDYLSKNREINKVQPTMAFQFFISQLKQHSKTVPIILSVDDFNAMADFSITQYRSPDFKPIHISEFELGDFILKAASGELNFDKGGVLLAKSCDFAPARKTTHVAVYPHEEYDPYMKYPNLDMSVAQRLVANGGIEPVQVAPLTKDEVRTLLSFWRDQQVLITRQDFHKKEFNDDQADVVEQEFDPELQFEKLVQSSFVVSQGNPYGILKQNLISY from the coding sequence ATGTTGAGATTGTCTGCTAATTTATCCAAAGTAAGACTAACAAGTCATACTCCACTAATATATACTCACAATTTCACCACAACAGCATATCTTCTAGCTACTCCGAGACAAAAAGAAGGTAAATCCAAACAAATCTTGAGGAGAAAAGTGGTTGAGAAGGAAAAAGTCAAGAAGTCTACTGGTTTAACTCATCACCCTTTTAAAGATGCAGTGCAGAACTTgaatttggagaaattaGCTCCCCCAATGGATTATGTTGAACCTTTGGCAAAGGACAGTTTGGGTACATCTACGATTACTGTGTATCCAACTGATattgaagagaaattgCGTACTTTCCAGGCTTTCaagaaatttcaacatcatgAAATGTTTAGAAATCCGGTATCATTAACCACGACAAACACAGCCAAAATCTACGACAATTTTGTTAAAAAATTATCCAATGAATCCAAATCGAATCGCAAATATATCGATGGAATTAAAGGAAGTGGGAAATCAACATTGATTAACCAAGCGTTAGCTTTATCTTTacaagaatttcaaaacgAAGTTGTTATATTACATTTACATTCTGCTGATATAATAGGAAATGGTTCTTCAGATTATTTCAAGAATAATAAATTGGGGTTATACCAACAACCAATGGCAACAAAGAGGTGGTTACGCAAGATCTTGGCTGTGAACAAAGACATTTTCCAGAAGCTTAAATTAACCGAAGATGTTAAATTTTATCAAGATAAACAAGAGTACAATTTAAAAGCTGGTGAAAATACCTTGTATGATTATCTTTCTAAAAATAGAGAAATTAACAAAGTACAACCAACAATGGcattccaattcttcattagtcaattgaaacaacattCCAAGACTGTTCCTATTATTTTATCAGTCGATGATTTCAATGCAATGGCGGATTTCTCAATAACTCAATATCGTTCACCAGATTTCAAACCTATTCATATAAGTGAATTCGAATTGGGTGACTTCATTTTGAAAGCGGCTAGTGGTGAATTGAACTTTGATAAAGGTGGGGTATTGTTGGCCAAATCATGTGATTTTGCCCCTGCTAGAAAAACAACTCATGTGGCAGTGTATCCTCATGAAGAATATGATCCATATATGAAGTATCCAAATTTGGATATGTCAGTTGCACAAAGATTGGTAGCTAATGGAGGAATTGAACCAGTTCAAGTCGCCCCCTTAACTAAAGACGAAGTTAGGACATTATTATCATTTTGGAGAGATCAACAAGTCTTAATAACAAGACAAGATTTCCACAAGAAGGAGTTTAATGATGATCAAgctgatgttgttgaacaagaatttgatCCCGaattacaatttgaaaaattggtaCAATCAAGTTTTGTTGTATCGCAGGGAAATCCATATGGAAtcttgaaacaaaatttaatCAGCTATTGA
- a CDS encoding mitochondrial ATP-dependent RNA helicase of the DEAD-box family, with product MIRSLIRGCLSSSIRINCITHLQLRCLSRYSSKVVPSKKHLLKTKPKTRQETKEEVESGSKSKKGLVFESGKFSQLHNDLKTPIDLAESKIDNFNQLKIFPSVREAMVKEIKSQYNLKGPQHISLDEIKIKPTPVQISAIRKINQTRKVNQDLEDMDEGERIFYELKHENELKKTKVFTVAAETGSGKTWSYLSPLLSKLKEDDFNWFKDNERKYELFKTSEQVRSIILVPTHELVEQVYEVLNRANKFSLDHENVPRSYKEFLELPENATLGLSVMKLSHGDPPISLYKQLRNFGKVDVLVTTPAKITGFSKLEAIDRPFKIFKSVRYCVLDEADTLFDPSFLKDTTAVVKNFPNLLDLILVSATIPKEFEKTLARYFPDEKSMIRVSTPSLHKVPRNIKVMTLDADLPPYNGSKPRCLAQAIYAISRDGTEPDHVKRIIVFVNEKSEVDGLVDLMISKYGIREQDIFGISGKVKIQDRKDFLEPFLMPAQLVKHDLDGSKVKILVTTDLLARGLNFIGIKNVILMGLPRSSVDLVHRLGRTGRMNQSGRVFIIADKKSKKSWVKGLGNAIIRGIKIG from the coding sequence ATGATTAGAAGTTTGATACGGGGTTGTTTGTCATCTTCAATACGTATTAATTGCATAACACACTTACAATTGAGGTGTTTGTCGAGATACTCTTCGAAAGTTGTTCCATCGAAGAAACATCTACTCAAGACTAAACCAAAAACACGacaagaaacaaaggaAGAGGTGGAATCAGGGTCTAAATCTAAAAAGGGacttgtttttgaatcaGGCAAATTTTCACAATTACATAATGACTTGAAGACACCAATTGATCTAGCTGAATCgaaaattgacaattttaatcaattgaaaattttcccCTCAGTACGAGAAGCAATGGTCAAAGAGATTAAATCACAGTACAATCTCAAAGGACCTCAACATATTTCgcttgatgaaattaagATTAAGCCTACGCCAGTACAAATTTCAGCAATTCGTaaaatcaaccaaacaagaaaagtCAATCAGGACTTGGAGGATATGGATGAAGGTGAACGTATATTTtatgaattgaaacatgaaaacgagttgaaaaagacaaaagtTTTCACTGTTGCTGCTGAGACTGGTTCAGGTAAGACATGGAGCTATCTAAGTCCTCttttatccaaattgaagGAGGATGATTTCAACTGGTTCAAAGATaatgaaagaaaatatGAACTATTCAAGACATCAGAACAGGTGAGGTCAATCATCTTGGTTCCTACTCatgaattggttgaacAGGTTTATGAAGTACTCAACAGAGCTAACAAATTCTCCTTAGATCATGAAAATGTACCACGTCTGTATAAggaatttcttgaattaCCAGAAAATGCTACATTGGGATTATCTGTCATGAAGTTGTCCCATGGTGATCCACCCATTTCATTATACAAGCAATTGCGTAATTTTGGTAAAGTTGATGTCTTGGTTACAACTCCCGCTAAAATCACTggtttttccaaattagAAGCTATTGATCGTCCATTCAAGATCTTTAAAAGTGTTAGGTACTGTGTGCTAGATGAAGCTGATACATTATTTGATCCGTcgtttttgaaagataCTACTGCTGTGGTTAAAAACTTTCCCAATTTgcttgatttgattttggtgtcGGCAACCATTCccaaagaatttgaaaagacaTTGGCGAGGTATTTCCCGGACgagaaatcaatgattcGGGTATCTACGCCTTCATTACATAAAGTGCCTCGGAACATCAAGGTAATGACTTTGGATGCTGATTTGCCACCATATAATGGATCAAAACCAAGATGTTTAGCCCAGGCTATCTATGCAATATCAAGAGATGGTACTGAACCTGATCATGTGAAACGTATTATCGTATTTGTCAATGAGAAATCTGAAGTTGATGGATTAgttgatttgatgatttcgAAATATGGAATTCGTGAGCAAGATATATTTGGCATATCAGGCAAAGTCAAGATTCAAGATCGCAAGGATTTTCTTGAACCTTTCTTGATGCCAGCACAGTTGGTAAAGCATGATTTGGATGGAAGTAAGGTGAAAATTCTCGTGACCACTGATTTACTAGCTCGTGGATTGAATTTCATTGGAATTAAAAATGTCATATTGATGGGATTACCACGTAGCTCAGTTGATCTTGTACATAGATTGGGAAGAACCGGGAGGATGAATCAACTGGGTCGAGTGTTTATCATCGCTGAtaagaaatcaaagaagTCTTGGGTAAAAGGATTAGGTAATGCCATAATAAGAGGAATCAAAATAGGATAA